A window from Thermodesulfobacteriota bacterium encodes these proteins:
- the glyQ gene encoding glycine--tRNA ligase subunit alpha has translation MTFQELILSLQSYWAKKGCIIVQPYDLEKGAGTFHPATFLRCLGPEPWYVAYVEPSRRPTDGRYGENPNRLQHYYQFQVIIKPSPKDIQDLYLDSLRYLGIDPLAHDIRFVEDDWESPTLGAWGLGWEVWLDGMEITQFTYFQQAGGIDLKPVSAELTYGTERIAMYLQGVESVYDLEWTKGITYGEIHQRDEFEFSTYNFQESDPAMLRDMFDKFEGECGKLIKKKLPLPAYDYCLKCSHTFNLLDARGAIGVAERASYIGRVRALAKQCAEGYLLEREEMGFPLAKKNPWQKS, from the coding sequence ATGACTTTTCAGGAACTCATACTGTCACTCCAGAGCTACTGGGCTAAAAAGGGCTGTATAATCGTGCAGCCGTACGATCTTGAAAAAGGGGCGGGAACGTTTCACCCGGCGACTTTTCTCAGGTGCCTCGGGCCCGAGCCCTGGTACGTGGCCTATGTCGAGCCTTCGAGGAGACCTACGGACGGCAGGTACGGGGAGAACCCGAACAGGCTCCAGCACTACTACCAGTTCCAGGTGATAATCAAGCCATCGCCCAAGGACATCCAGGACCTTTATCTCGACAGCCTGAGATACCTGGGCATCGACCCGCTCGCGCACGATATCAGATTCGTGGAGGACGACTGGGAATCCCCTACGTTAGGCGCGTGGGGCCTCGGCTGGGAAGTATGGCTCGACGGTATGGAGATCACCCAATTCACATATTTCCAGCAGGCCGGAGGGATCGACCTAAAACCCGTATCGGCTGAGCTGACATACGGCACGGAGAGGATAGCAATGTATCTACAGGGCGTCGAGAGCGTGTACGACCTCGAATGGACGAAGGGGATAACCTACGGCGAGATACACCAGCGGGACGAATTCGAATTCTCGACATATAACTTCCAGGAATCCGACCCTGCGATGCTGAGAGACATGTTCGATAAATTCGAGGGCGAGTGCGGGAAGCTTATAAAGAAAAAACTCCCTCTGCCCGCTTACGACTACTGCCTCAAGTGCTCACATACGTTCAACCTGCTCGACGCCCGCGGGGCGATCGGGGTAGCCGAGCGCGCCTCATACATAGGCAGGGTACGGGCGCTCGCGAAACAATGCGCGGAGGGGTATCTCCTCGAAAGGGAGGAAATGGGTTTCCCGCTCGCGAAAAAGAATCCATGGCAAAAGAGCTGA
- the purM gene encoding phosphoribosylformylglycinamidine cyclo-ligase, translated as MAKTTYKSSGVDIDAGNRFVELIKPLAASTLNKNVLGRIGGFSGAYELPLGKHKKPVLVAATDGVGTKLRIAFMAGKLDTVGIDLVAMNVNDIIACGADPLFFLDYIATSKLNPEEGAEIIKGIVKGCRDAGCALLGGETAEMPGFYGEGEFDLAGFAVGIVDKNEIIDGSDVVPGDAVIGFASSGLHSNGYSLARKVLLEKKRYKLGDSPEHLSRPLADELLEPTRIYVKTVQKLRKQFRIKAIAHITGGGLLENIPRVIPKKCTAVLDSSSWSLPLIMELIKREGRIDDKEMRRTFNCGIGLVIVVRASDAGRVLKKLSRLKENAYLIGEIEKRGKNGHGVIIK; from the coding sequence ATGGCAAAGACTACTTACAAGTCTTCAGGGGTCGATATCGACGCCGGCAACCGCTTTGTCGAGCTCATAAAACCGCTCGCCGCTTCCACCCTGAATAAGAACGTACTGGGAAGGATAGGGGGCTTTTCAGGCGCTTACGAGCTTCCTCTCGGGAAGCATAAGAAGCCCGTGCTCGTAGCCGCGACTGACGGCGTCGGGACAAAGCTCAGGATTGCATTCATGGCGGGAAAGCTCGACACCGTCGGCATAGACCTCGTGGCCATGAACGTGAATGACATAATCGCCTGCGGCGCTGACCCTCTTTTCTTCCTCGATTACATAGCCACTTCAAAACTCAATCCCGAAGAAGGGGCCGAGATCATAAAGGGTATAGTCAAGGGGTGCAGGGACGCGGGATGCGCCCTCCTCGGCGGGGAGACCGCCGAGATGCCGGGATTCTACGGTGAGGGCGAGTTCGATCTCGCGGGTTTCGCCGTCGGGATAGTGGATAAGAACGAGATCATCGACGGCTCGGATGTCGTGCCGGGGGATGCGGTCATAGGGTTCGCATCGAGCGGGCTTCATTCGAACGGATATTCGCTCGCTAGGAAAGTGCTCCTCGAAAAGAAGAGGTACAAGCTCGGAGATTCGCCCGAACACCTGTCACGCCCGCTTGCAGACGAGCTTCTAGAGCCGACACGGATTTATGTAAAAACCGTTCAAAAGCTGAGAAAGCAATTCCGCATCAAGGCAATAGCGCACATTACGGGGGGCGGACTTTTAGAGAATATTCCCAGGGTCATACCGAAGAAATGCACGGCTGTCCTGGACTCATCTTCGTGGTCGCTTCCTCTGATAATGGAGCTTATCAAAAGAGAGGGACGTATCGACGACAAAGAAATGCGGCGCACCTTCAACTGCGGAATAGGACTCGTGATCGTCGTGCGTGCTTCCGACGCCGGCCGCGTTTTGAAAAAGCTCAGCCGACTTAAAGAAAATGCATACCTTATCGGGGAAATAGAGAAAAGAGGCAAGAACGGTCACGGCGTGATCATAAAATGA
- a CDS encoding energy transducer TonB, with protein sequence MRQIRLKHLKKPRKKSFLPFIIGSIFFHLLILALILVLQFEIIDKQAKKEKKEPQYIEITELPVPKEKETKPPKETKRLAERSHEAKEEKTRDEFTKRTVALPPPQKPAAPRKPKPEVKKEEPKKTAKKEAPKTKAAEKPKQETAKESITREDLLRDKTLASLPKEQLKDDTGGSKVTGRKYEERAVPDISREQLFSNVPNTFPESSQSTQDYLGARDVNMKEDTVELSTTEFRYLSYFAKLKHQIESVWNYPEESRYRGEEGQLFLVFTIKRNGDLENIELLNSSGYARLDNEAIRAIRSASPYSPFPESWGSLERLHIRATFIYQFGGFIR encoded by the coding sequence GTGAGGCAAATAAGGCTCAAACACCTGAAAAAACCGCGTAAAAAATCCTTTCTCCCCTTTATAATCGGCTCGATATTCTTTCACCTGCTGATACTGGCGCTGATCCTGGTCCTTCAATTCGAGATCATAGATAAACAGGCAAAGAAGGAGAAGAAGGAGCCCCAGTATATAGAGATCACCGAGCTGCCCGTGCCCAAGGAAAAGGAAACGAAGCCGCCTAAAGAGACCAAGCGGCTCGCGGAGCGCTCACACGAAGCAAAGGAAGAAAAGACGAGGGACGAGTTCACGAAGAGGACAGTAGCTCTGCCGCCGCCGCAAAAGCCGGCCGCGCCCCGGAAACCCAAGCCGGAAGTAAAAAAGGAAGAGCCTAAAAAAACCGCAAAGAAAGAGGCACCTAAAACAAAGGCAGCAGAAAAACCCAAACAGGAAACGGCCAAGGAGAGCATCACTAGAGAAGACCTGCTCCGCGACAAGACTCTCGCCTCGCTGCCCAAAGAGCAGCTTAAGGATGATACAGGCGGCAGTAAAGTGACCGGGCGAAAATACGAGGAACGGGCCGTACCCGACATTTCGAGAGAGCAGCTGTTCAGCAACGTTCCGAATACGTTCCCCGAGAGCTCGCAGAGCACCCAGGACTACCTGGGCGCCCGGGACGTGAACATGAAGGAGGACACGGTTGAGCTGAGCACGACAGAGTTCAGGTACTTGTCCTACTTCGCAAAGCTGAAGCACCAGATTGAAAGCGTTTGGAACTACCCCGAAGAATCGCGCTACCGCGGGGAAGAGGGACAGCTGTTCCTCGTGTTCACGATCAAGCGGAACGGCGACCTGGAAAATATCGAGCTCCTTAACTCTTCCGGGTACGCGCGTCTCGACAATGAGGCAATCAGGGCAATAAGATCGGCCTCCCCTTACTCCCCCTTTCCAGAAAGCTGGGGCTCACTCGAAAGGCTCCACATCAGGGCGACTTTCATCTATCAGTTCGGCGGGTTCATCAGGTAA